A single Molothrus aeneus isolate 106 chromosome 9, BPBGC_Maene_1.0, whole genome shotgun sequence DNA region contains:
- the HECTD3 gene encoding E3 ubiquitin-protein ligase HECTD3: MKAGGEAPHQVLGRLRFLLQCSECFRRARALPAALCYVPREVQYKICKDPSAPAAAAARSLLSVWDSPGPARGGKRAARATIEVRKGGCLRATGEEYCNSAGLWVKLSKEQLEEYRSGCDLEEGWVLVCKHADGGDRLVPVESTERIQRQQQLFGVDYKPVIRWEQVVDLTYSLRLGAKPRPVEQDEAAVEKLRFVPPTWTYECDEDLVHFLYDHIGKEDENLGSVKQYVDSIDVSSYTEDFNVSCLTDSHADTYWESDGSQGQHWVRLNMKKGTIVKKLLLTVDTTDENFMPKRVAVYGGEGDNLKKLNDVGIDESYIGDVCILEDMTTHLPVIEIRIVECRDDGIDVRIRGIKIKSSRQRDLGLSADMFQLPNLVRYPRLEGTDPDLLYRRAVLIQRFIKLLDSVLHHLVPAWDHTVGTFSKLKHIKQFLLLSKKRTALITQCLKDSETSKPNFMPRLYINRRLAMEHRDNPALDPSCKNAVFTQVYEGLKPSDKFEKPLDYRWPLRYDQWWECKFIAEGIIDQGGGFRDSLADMSEELCPSSADTPVPLPFFVRTSNQGNGTGEARDMYVPNPSCKDFAKYEWIGQIMGAALRGKEFLVLALPGFVWKQLTGEEVSWSKDFPAVDSVLVKLLEVMEVMDKDTFEFKFGNELTYTTVLSDQRMVELIPNGSNTAVRYEDRREFIRLVQKARLEESKEQIMAMQAGLLKVVPQAVLDLLTWQELEKKVCGDPEVTVDALKRLTRFEDFEPQDTRVQYFWEALNNFTNEDRSRFLRFVTGRSRLPARIYIYPDKMGSETTDALPESSTCSSTLFLPNYATAKVCEEKLRYAAYNCVAIDTDMSPWEE, from the exons ATGAAGGCGGGCGGGGAGGCGCCGCACCAGGTGCTGGGCCGGCTGCGGTTCCTACTGCAGTGCAGCGAGTGCTTCCGCCGCGCCCGGGCGCTGCCCGCCGCGCTCTGCTACGTGCCGCGGGAGGTGCAGTACAAGATCTGCAAGGACCCCTCggcccccgcggccgccgccgcccgcagcCTGCTCAGCGTGTGGGACAGCCCGGGGCCGGCGCGGGGCGGCAAGCGGGCGGCGCGGGCCACGATCGAGGTGCGGAAGGGCGGCTGCCTGCGCGCCACCGGCGAGGAGTACTGCAACAGCGCCGGGCTCTGGGTCAAGCTCAGCAAG gagcagctggaggagtaCCGGAGCGGCTGCGATCTCGAGGAGGGATGGGTGCTGGTGTGCAAGCATGCCGACGGCGGGGACCGGCTGGTGCCCGTGGAGTCCACGGAGCGGAtccagcggcagcagcagctgttcgGGGTGGATTACAAACCCGTCATCAG ATGGGAGCAGGTGGTGGATCTGACATACTCCCTGCGCCTCGGAGCAAAACCCAGGCCCGTGGAGCAGGATGAGGCTGCAGTAGAGAAGCTTCG GTTTGTGCCCCCAACATGGACTTATGAATGTGATGAGGACCTGGTGCATTTCCTGTATGACCACATTGGGAAGGAGGATGAGAACTTGGGCAGCGTTAAGCAGTACGTGGACAGCATCGATGTCTCGTCCTACACG GAGGACTTCAATGTGTCATGCCTGACCGATAGCCATGCCGACACATACTGGGAGAGTGATGGGtcccagggccagcactggGTGCGGCTCAACATGAAGAAAGGCACCATTGTCAA gaagctgctgctgacagtgGATACCACTGATGAGAACTTCATGCCCAAGCGGGTCGCTGTGTATGGGGGCGAGGGGGACAATCTGAAGAAACTGAATGATGTCGGCATTGATGA GAGCTATATTGGGGATGTGTGCATCCTTGAGGACATGACAACACACCTGCCAGTCATCGAGATCCGGATTGTGGAATGCAGAG ATGATGGGATTGATGTTCGTATCCGAGGCATCAAAATCAAATCCTCCCGACAGAGGGACTTGGGGCTCAGTGCTGACATGTTCCAGTTGCCCAATTTGGTGCGTTACCCTCGCCTAGAAGGGACTGACCCTGACCTGCTGTACCGACGGGCCGTGCTCATTCAAAG GTTCATCAAGCTCCTGGACAGTGTCCTGCATCACTTGGTGCCAGCCTGGGACCACACTGTTGGCACATTCAGCAAGCTCAAG CACATCAAGCAGTTCTTGCTGCTGTCCAAGAAGCGCACAGCTCTCATTACCCAGTGTCTGAAGGACTCGGAGACCAGCAAGCCCAACTTCATGCCAAGGCTCTACATTAACCGGCGCCTGGCCATGGAGCACCGGGACAACCCTGCCCTGGACCCCAGCTGCAAGAACGCTGTCTTCACCCAG GTATATGAAGGCCTGAAACCCTCAGACAAGTTTGAAAAGCCTCTAGATTATAG GTGGCCGTTGCGTTATGACCAGTGGTGGGAGTGCAAATTTATCGCAGAGGGCATCATCGACCAAG GTGGTGGTTTTCGGGACAGCCTAGCAGACAtgtcagaggagctgtgccccagctcaGCAGACACCCCTGTGCCTCTGCCCTTCTTCGTGCGCACATCCAACCAG GGTAATGGCACTGGAGAAGCCAGGGACATGTATGTCCCCAACCCCTCTTGTAAAGACTTTGCAAAGTACGAGTGGATTGGGCAGATcatgggagcagctctgaggggcaAGGAGTTTCTG gtCCTGGCTCTTCCTGGCTTTGTATGGAAACAATTAACAGGGGAAGAGGTCAGCTGGAGCAAAGACTTCCCTGCTGTGGACTCCGTGTTG GTGAAGCTCCTGGAGGTGATGGAAGTCATGGATAAAGACACCTTTGAGTTCAAATTTGGGAATGAGCTGACCTACACGACAGTGCTGAGTGACCAGCGCATGGTGGAGCTGATCCCCAACGGCAGCAACACCGCTGTGCGCTACGAGGACCGCAGGGAGTTCATCCGCCTGGTGCAAAAGGCTCGGCTGGAGGAGAGCAAGGAGCAG atCATGGCCatgcaggctgggctgctgaAGGTGGTACCCCAAGCTGTTCTTGACCTCCTTACATGGCAGGAACTAGAAAAAAAGGTCTGTGGAGACCCTGAAGTCACAGTGGATGCCCTGAAGAGGCTCA CCCGGTTTGAGGACTTTGAGCCACAGGATACCCGTGTTCAGTACTTCTGGGAAGCACTCAATAACTTCACCAATG AGGATCGCAGCCGCTTCCTCAGATTTGTCACTGGCAGAAGTCGCCTTCCAGCACGGATCTACATCTATCCAGACAAGATGGG CTCAGAGACAACAGATGCTTTGCCAGAatcatccacctgctccagcactctCTTCTTGCCCAACTATGCCAC AGCCAAGGTATGTGAAGAGAAGTTGCGCTATGCTGCCTATAACTGCGTGGCCATTGACACAGATATGAGTCCGTGGGAAGAGTGA
- the LOC136560288 gene encoding E3 ubiquitin-protein ligase HECTD3-like — MKAGGEAPHQVLGRLRFLLQCSECFRRARALPAALCYVPREVQYKICKDPSAPAAAAARSLLSVWDSPGLARGGKRAARATIEVRKGGCLRATGEEYCNSAGLWVKLSKEQLEEHTGTRGLAEGWVLAQRFGEGGDKLVPVDSVERIQCQHQTLGVDYRPAVSWEQVVDLTYSIRLGEMPRLIEQDEAAVQKFRSVPPGWTYEHDMELGRFLYDHSEKKLQSVDCIKEHINSIEVSSHAEDCAAAHLTDNLTYTFWESCGPPGQHWVRLNMKKGAIVKRLWLMLDGQSNSHVPRRVAVYGGTLSRLQHLRTVLINENSYQSVCILRDMKTHMPVLEIRFLECRARGYNVRLQGIKIVSFWEWDLILNAGMFQPARLVRYPLLEGVDADVLYRRAVLIQRFVQLLESVLCYLIPLSEDSIGTFNALRSMKPFLLLSKQSEALIAHCLQSSESSAPDSLPKLYINRLLAREHRANPALDPSCRNAVFTQLYEGLSSSKNNQPLDYRWPLTYSQWWECDFVTEGIIDSGGGFRDSLTDVSEELCPSSSDVPVPLPFFVRTSNQANSSSDTRDRYVPNPSCKDFPKYEWIGQLMGAALRSKEFLILSLPALVWKQLAGEEVSWSKDFATVDSELVKLLEVLERVDKEGFEFMFGRDLTYTTVLSDQRMVELIPNGSNTAVRYEDRREFIRLVQKARLEESKEQIAAIRAGLLRVVPQPVLDLLTWQQMEKRICGDPEITVAELQKFIKFEDFPPDDTRIKYFLEALNNFTSEDLSHFLKFATGRSRLPVQINVYPERSNLDAWDVMPQSSTCSCSFFLPNYSTAKICEELLRYAIYNCMSIDTDKNPADE; from the exons ATGAAGGCGGGCGGGGAGGCGCCGCACCAGGTGCTGGGCCGGCTGCGGTTCCTACTGCAGTGCAGCGAGTGCTTCCGCCGCGCCCGGGCGCTGCCCGCCGCGCTCTGCTACGTGCCGCGGGAGGTGCAGTACAAGATCTGCAAGGACCCCTCggcccccgcggccgccgccgcccgcagcCTGCTCAGCGTGTGGGACAGCCCGGGGCTGGCGCGGGGCGGCAAGCGGGCGGCGCGGGCCACGATCGAGGTGCGGAAGGGCGGCTGCCTGCGCGCCACCGGCGAGGAGTACTGCAACAGCGCCGGGCTCTGGGTCAAGCTCAGCAAG gagcagctggaggagcacaCGGGCACCCGTGGCTTGGCGGAGGGCTGGGTCCTGGCGCAGAGGTTCGGAGAGGGAGGAGATAAATTAGTCCCGGTTGACTCCGTGGAGAGGATCCAGTGTCAGCACCAAACGCTGGGGGTTGATTACAGACCTGCTGTCAG ctgggaacaaGTGGTGGACCTGACGTACTCCATACGCCTTGGAGAGATGCCCAGGCTCATAGAGCAGGATGAGGCTGCCGTGCAGAAGTTTCG GTCCGTGCCCCCAGGCTGGACCTATGAGCACGACATGGAGCTGGGGCGCTTCCTGTATGACCACAGTGAGAAGAAGCTGCAGAGTGTGGACTGCATCAAGGAACACATCAACAGCATTGAGGTCTCCTCACACGCG GAGGATTGTGCTGCAGCCCATCTGACAGACAACCTGACATACACCTTCTGGGAGAGCTGCGGGCCCCCGGGGCAGCACTGGGTGCGGCTCAACATGAAGAAAGGCGCCATTGTCAA GAGGCTATGGCTGATGCTGGATGGGCAGTCCAACTCCCATGTACCCAGGCGAGTGGCTGTGTATGGGGGAACACTaagcaggctgcagcacctGAGAACAGTCCTAATTAACGA GAACAGCTACCAGAGCGTCTGCATCCTCCGCGACATGAAAACCCACATGCCCGTGCTGGAGATCCGCTTCCTAGAGTGCCGGG CCCGAGGGTACAATGTCCGTCTGCAGGGGATTAAGATCGTGTCCTTCTGGGAGTGGGACCTGATCCTGAACGCTGGCATGTTCCAGCCAGCCCGGCTGGTTCGCTACCCTCTCCTGGAAGGGGTGGATGCCGATGTGCTGTACCGGAGAGCTGTGCTCATCCAGAG GTTTGTCCAGCTCCTGGAAAGTGTCCTGTGTTACCTGATCCCCCTCTCCGAGGACAGCATCGGCACCTTCAATGCACTCAGG AGCATGAagccattcctgctgctgtccaagcagAGTGAAGCCCTCATTGCCCACTGTCTGCAGTCTTCggagagctctgctcctgacaGCCTGCCAAAGCTCTACATCAACCGGCTCCTGGCCCGGGAGCACCGTGCCAACCCCGCGCTGGACCCCAGCTGCAGGAACGCTGTCTTCACCCAG CTGTATGAAGGCCTCAGCTCTTCCAAGAACAATCAGCCCCTGGACTACAG GTGGCCCCTGACCTACAGCCAGTGGTGGGAGTGCGATTTCGTCACTGAGGGCATCATTGACAGCG GTGGTGGCTTTCGGGACAGCCTGACAGATGTGTCAGAGGAactgtgtcccagctccagcGATGTCCCGGTGCCCCTGCCGTTCTTTGTGCGCACCTCCAATCAG GctaacagcagcagtgacaccagGGACAGGTATGTCCCCAACCCCTCCTGCAAGGACTTCCCCAAGTATGAGTGGATCGGGCAGCTGatgggagcagccctgaggagcaaGGAGTTTCTg ATCCTGTCTTTGCCAGCGCTGGTGTGGAAGCAGCTGGCAGGGGAGGAGGTCAGCTGGAGCAAGGACTTTGCCACTGTGGACTCAGAGCTG GTGaagctgctggaggtgctggagagGGTGGACAAGGAAGGCTTTGAGTTCATGTTTGGCAGAGACTTGACCTACACGACAGTGCTGAGTGACCAGCGCATGGTGGAGCTGATCCCCAACGGCAGCAACACCGCTGTGCGCTACGAGGACCGCAGGGAGTTCATCCGCCTGGTGCAAAAGGCTCGGCTGGAGGAGAGCAAGGAGCAG ATTGCAGCCATACGTGCTGGGCTGCTCCGTGTggtgccccagcctgtgctggacCTGCTCACCTGGCAGCAGATGGAGAAGAGGATCTGTGGGGACCCGGAGATCACAgtggctgagctgcagaagTTCA TCAAGTTTGAGGACTTCCCCCCTGATGATACCCGCATCAAGTATTTCTTGGAGGCACTCAACAACTTCACCAGTG AGGATCTCAGCCATTTCCTCAAGTTTGCCACCGGCCGGAGCCGCCTCCCAGTTCAGATCAATGTCTATCCGGAAAGGTCGAA CTTGGATGCATGGGACGTGATGCCACAGTCCTCCACATGCTCCTGCAGCTTCTTCTTGCCCAACTATTCCAC ggccaagATCTGCGAGGAGCTGCTGCGCTACGCCATATACAACTGCATGTCCATCGACACCGACAAGAACCCCGCGGATGAATGA
- the UROD gene encoding uroporphyrinogen decarboxylase, whose protein sequence is MAGGDRLLPKGFPKLKNDTFLRAARGEQTEHTPVWCMRQAGRYLPEFRETRASQDFFATCRSPKLCCELTLQPLRRFPLDAAIIFSDILVVPQALGMEVVMVPGKGPTFTEPLKEVEDLMKLRQKVDVTAELGYVFQAITLTRHSLEGKVPLIGFSGAPWTLMSYMIEGGGSTTMAKAKSWLYRHPEASHRLLRLLADVIIDYLVGQVAAGAQALQLFESHAGHLGPELFQDFALPYIRDIAQAVKSKLKEEALPLVPMIIFAKDAHYALRDLAHAGYEVVGLDWTIRPQEARAQIGKDVTLQGNLDPCALYAPKEKIGELVKKMLESFGTQRYIANLGHGLYPDMNPEHVGAFVEAVHAHSRHINKHS, encoded by the exons ATGGCGGGTGGCGATCGGCTCCT CCCCAAAGGCTTCCCCAAGCTGAAGAACGACACGTTCCTGCGCGCGGCGCGCGGGGAGCAGACGGAGCACACCCCGGTGTGGTGTATGCGGCAGGCAGGGCGCTACCTGCCAG AGTTTCGGGAGACACGGGCGTCACAGGATTTCTTTGCCACTTGCCGGAGCCCCAAATTGTGCTGTGAGCTGACACTGCAG CCACTAAGACGATTCCCCCTGGATGCTGCCATCATCTTCTCTGACATCTTGGTGGTGCCCCAG gcactgGGCATGGAGGTTGTCATGGTCCCTGGCAAAGGACCCACATTCACAGAGCCCCTGAAGGAGGTGGAGGATCTGATGAAACTGCGACAGAAGGTGGATGTCACAGCAGAGTTAGGTTACGTCTTCCAGGCCATCACACTGACACGGCACAGCCTGGAGGGCAAAGTGCCGCTCATCGGCTTCTCTGGGGCACCG TGGACGCTCATGTCCTACATGATTGAAGGTGGTGGCTCCACTACAATGGCCAAGGCCAAGAGCTGGCTGTACCGTCACCCCGAGGCAAGCCACCGTCTGCTACGCCTGCTGGCTGATGTCATCATTGACTACCTGGTGGGGCAGGTGGCTGCTGGAGCGCAG GCGCTCCAGCTGTTTGAGTCCCATGCAGGGCACCTGGGCCCAGAGCTGTTTCAGGACTTTGCCCTGCCTTACATCCGGGACATTGCCCAGGCTGTCAAGAGCAAGCTGAAGGAGGAGGCACTGCCCCTGGTGCCCATG ATCATCTTTGCCAAGGATGCACACTACGCCCTGCGTGACCTGGCCCACGCCGGTTATGAGGTCGTTGGTCTCGACTGGACCATCCGGCCCCAGGAAGCTCG tgcaCAGATAGGAAAAGATGTCACCCTGCAAGGGAACCTGGATCCATGTGCTCTCTATGCACCCAAG GAGAAGATTGGCGAGCTGGTGAAGAAGATGCTGGAGAGTTTTGGGACCCAACGCTATATTGCCAACCTAGGCCACGGCCTCTACCCTGACATGAACCCTGAACATGTGGGTGCCTTTGTGGAAGCCGTGCATGCTCATTCCCGTCATATCAAcaagcacagctga